The proteins below come from a single Chryseobacterium bernardetii genomic window:
- a CDS encoding efflux RND transporter permease subunit: MTNKKVHFLEAAMKHKQVVIVLVILLMVMGINSLMNMPRSENPRIDMPVAAVYAFYPGADEHQVEEEVAKKIEQYLFSFEEIKKKKVKAEVKEGQVFFTVEMNADVKDRKKFWHTLQLDMDANLRPKLPTGVVGPFINSNFANVTAMIISVSSKERSYAEIESYVDKLEDGLKVIPMVSKINRSGGQRQQIYIKINDQKLQQYGFGVNTLVSAIQQQNVTGYNGEISGGSNAIIPVYTNSRYKNISDIAEQIVYTTPAGNVVRLKDVADLERRFEEPSSFVRVGDEKAMVLTVDMQPGNNIVAFGKEVEKKIEDIQKDFPPDIHMKTIVNQPETVGESISHFMVEFAMAIGSVVLVVMLLLPIRVAGVASAAAPISIVITFGLMQIVGLELHQVTLAALIIVLGMVVDNAIVVVDNYIEKLDEGLPPWTAAWQAAQQLSLPIFTATMAIIFAFAPLALFMEGIAKDFMFSLPITVAIALITSMMVALFLTPYTCYVFIKKGLKHKISDRPPKKNMLDHLQTAFDNGVGVAFKWPKTTMFIGMLSIVSAVFIATKVDPEFFPLSERNQFNMEVWMPNGTSLEKTEVKVKELEKILKKDNRVSDVTSFVGMSSPRFHTTYAPESPKKYFAQVFITTVSNDATNEMAKEYLEKLKNFMPDGYIKVKQLSFQEGSPIEIRVVSDNEADQRKVALEVKKILENTPGTNNVRLGSEYDYMGVKLNVDDVKASRLGITNQAITQTLGAGLKGYSVSTLWEGDKPVDIFLRYDSISRKDMNALENLHIQSYFGGKIPLKEVATLQPEWHTGVILRKNGIKYASVFAEAQLGPKPSRILKEAQPKIDALALPVGTTIQYGGDAESTAENTPGMMLSLSVSLILIFLTLLFQFKSLGKALIILCTFLLSLFGAFFGLFITGNPLGMTGFMGIISLIGIVVRNGIILVDYADELIREHGYAHKAAAMAAAKRRMRPIFLTSAAAAVGVVPMILGKSPMWAPLGSVLAFGLIFSMIFTLFIVPVMYYKLLKDPIPKDETPEDQLEDEVILYRPKPHH; this comes from the coding sequence ATGACGAATAAAAAAGTGCATTTTCTGGAAGCTGCAATGAAGCATAAGCAGGTGGTGATTGTACTGGTGATCTTGTTGATGGTGATGGGAATCAATTCTCTTATGAATATGCCCCGAAGCGAAAATCCTCGTATCGATATGCCTGTTGCTGCAGTATATGCCTTTTATCCCGGAGCTGATGAACACCAGGTAGAAGAAGAAGTAGCAAAAAAAATAGAACAGTATCTTTTCTCTTTTGAAGAGATTAAAAAGAAAAAAGTAAAAGCTGAAGTCAAGGAAGGACAGGTATTCTTTACTGTAGAAATGAATGCTGATGTCAAAGACCGTAAGAAGTTTTGGCACACCCTCCAGCTTGACATGGATGCCAATCTCCGTCCAAAGCTTCCTACCGGTGTTGTAGGGCCATTTATCAACAGTAATTTTGCGAATGTAACAGCAATGATCATCTCAGTGTCTTCCAAAGAAAGATCCTACGCTGAGATCGAGAGCTATGTTGATAAGCTGGAAGACGGATTAAAGGTAATACCTATGGTCTCCAAGATCAACAGATCCGGGGGACAGAGACAGCAGATTTACATTAAGATCAATGACCAGAAACTACAGCAATACGGTTTTGGAGTCAATACATTGGTTAGTGCGATACAACAGCAGAATGTAACAGGATACAATGGAGAAATATCCGGCGGTTCCAATGCCATCATCCCGGTGTATACCAACAGCCGATATAAGAATATCTCCGATATTGCCGAACAGATCGTCTATACAACACCAGCAGGAAATGTGGTACGCCTTAAAGATGTGGCTGATCTTGAAAGACGTTTTGAAGAGCCTTCTTCATTCGTAAGGGTCGGTGATGAAAAGGCAATGGTTCTGACCGTTGACATGCAGCCTGGAAACAATATCGTAGCCTTCGGGAAAGAAGTGGAGAAAAAGATTGAAGACATTCAGAAAGATTTCCCGCCGGATATTCATATGAAAACGATTGTGAATCAGCCGGAGACGGTGGGAGAAAGCATCAGTCATTTTATGGTAGAGTTTGCGATGGCAATAGGTTCTGTGGTGCTTGTTGTAATGCTATTGCTTCCTATACGTGTAGCCGGAGTGGCTTCAGCAGCAGCTCCCATCTCTATCGTTATTACTTTTGGACTCATGCAGATCGTAGGACTGGAGCTCCACCAGGTGACCCTTGCTGCTTTAATCATCGTCCTCGGAATGGTAGTGGATAATGCCATTGTAGTTGTCGACAACTATATTGAAAAGCTGGACGAAGGATTGCCACCATGGACAGCCGCTTGGCAGGCAGCCCAGCAGCTGTCACTTCCGATCTTTACGGCTACTATGGCTATTATATTTGCATTTGCTCCATTAGCTTTATTTATGGAAGGAATTGCGAAAGATTTTATGTTTTCTTTACCGATTACCGTGGCTATTGCATTAATCACCTCGATGATGGTTGCTCTGTTCCTTACCCCGTATACATGCTATGTATTCATTAAAAAAGGATTAAAACATAAAATAAGTGACAGGCCTCCGAAGAAAAACATGCTGGATCATCTTCAGACAGCGTTTGACAACGGGGTTGGAGTGGCTTTTAAATGGCCGAAAACAACAATGTTCATTGGTATGCTGTCTATTGTTAGTGCCGTGTTTATTGCAACCAAAGTAGATCCTGAGTTTTTTCCGCTCAGCGAAAGAAACCAGTTTAATATGGAAGTCTGGATGCCTAACGGAACATCGCTGGAGAAAACTGAAGTTAAGGTAAAGGAACTTGAAAAAATTCTTAAAAAAGACAATCGGGTATCGGATGTTACCAGCTTTGTAGGGATGAGTTCACCACGTTTCCATACTACCTATGCTCCGGAATCTCCTAAAAAATATTTTGCACAGGTTTTCATTACAACAGTCAGCAACGATGCCACTAATGAAATGGCAAAGGAATATCTGGAAAAACTGAAAAACTTTATGCCTGATGGCTACATTAAAGTGAAGCAGCTCAGCTTTCAGGAAGGTTCTCCAATTGAGATCCGTGTGGTAAGTGACAATGAAGCCGACCAGCGAAAAGTGGCCCTTGAGGTGAAAAAGATCCTTGAAAACACGCCGGGAACCAATAATGTACGTCTTGGGAGCGAATACGATTATATGGGGGTAAAGCTGAATGTGGATGATGTAAAGGCCAGCCGTCTTGGAATCACCAACCAGGCTATTACCCAGACACTCGGAGCCGGATTGAAAGGATATTCCGTATCAACCTTATGGGAAGGTGATAAGCCGGTGGACATCTTCCTGAGATATGATTCCATAAGCAGAAAAGATATGAATGCCCTGGAAAACCTTCACATACAGTCTTATTTCGGAGGAAAAATTCCGCTGAAAGAAGTCGCAACATTACAACCGGAATGGCATACAGGAGTAATTTTAAGAAAGAACGGAATTAAATACGCCAGCGTTTTTGCAGAAGCCCAGCTAGGGCCAAAGCCATCACGAATCCTGAAAGAAGCCCAGCCGAAAATTGATGCGCTTGCATTACCTGTGGGAACGACGATTCAATATGGTGGTGACGCAGAATCAACGGCTGAAAACACTCCGGGAATGATGCTTTCGCTCTCTGTGAGTCTTATCCTGATTTTCCTTACGCTGCTGTTCCAGTTCAAGAGTCTTGGGAAAGCACTCATTATCCTTTGTACTTTCCTTCTGAGTCTTTTCGGAGCTTTTTTCGGGCTTTTCATTACCGGAAACCCATTAGGAATGACAGGCTTTATGGGAATCATCAGCCTGATCGGTATTGTGGTAAGAAACGGAATTATCCTGGTAGATTATGCTGATGAGTTGATTCGTGAACATGGATATGCACACAAAGCAGCTGCTATGGCGGCAGCTAAACGAAGAATGCGTCCTATATTCCTTACTTCAGCTGCTGCGGCCGTAGGGGTAGTTCCAATGATCCTGGGTAAATCTCCTATGTGGGCACCTTTGGGAAGCGTATTGGCCTTCGGGCTTATTTTCTCAATGATCTTTACGCTTTTCATTGTCCCGGTGATGTATTATAAGCTGCTGAAAGATCCCATCCCTAAAGATGAAACACCTGAAGATCAATTGGAAGATGAGGTTATTTTATATAGACCCAAACCTCATCATTAA